A single window of uncultured Pseudodesulfovibrio sp. DNA harbors:
- the thiH gene encoding 2-iminoacetate synthase ThiH, whose amino-acid sequence MSFYSVLAEYASVPLDEKFAAVTAEDVRRSLNKMTPTIEDFMNFMSPAAVPLLEEMAQKASRLTAQNFGRAIQLFTPLYLSNFCSNHCVYCGFNCKNDIPRDQLTLEQLDVEAKAIADTGLKHLLILTGEAPAKAGVDYLEDCMGVLRKHFPSVSIEVFAMDQDEYARLVAAGADGLTMFQETYNEELYATLHPKGPKKDYRYRLDAPERGCQAGMRVVTIGALLGLGDWHRDAFFTGMHAAYLMHKYPEVDISVSPPRMRPHAGEYQPASIADDRDLVQYMLALRLFLPRLGITVSTRESAEFREHILPLGVTKMSAGVTTAVGGHTQEHDQVGQFEIADTRSVEEMCEMLRRCGYQPIYKDWEPIELQAKASA is encoded by the coding sequence GTGAGTTTCTATTCAGTACTTGCAGAATATGCTTCTGTACCTCTCGATGAAAAGTTTGCCGCTGTTACAGCGGAGGATGTTCGTCGGTCTTTGAATAAGATGACGCCGACTATTGAAGATTTCATGAATTTCATGAGTCCTGCTGCCGTACCTCTTCTTGAAGAAATGGCACAGAAAGCGAGTCGCCTGACCGCCCAGAATTTTGGACGTGCCATACAGTTGTTTACACCATTGTATTTATCCAATTTCTGTTCCAATCACTGTGTGTATTGCGGTTTCAACTGCAAGAACGACATTCCTCGTGATCAATTGACCTTGGAACAGTTGGATGTGGAGGCCAAGGCCATAGCTGACACCGGGCTTAAGCATTTGCTCATTCTTACAGGTGAGGCTCCGGCTAAGGCTGGGGTAGATTATCTTGAAGATTGCATGGGAGTGCTTCGGAAGCATTTTCCGTCCGTGTCCATTGAGGTTTTTGCCATGGATCAGGACGAGTATGCTCGTTTGGTGGCTGCCGGAGCTGATGGTTTGACCATGTTTCAAGAGACGTACAACGAGGAGTTGTATGCCACCTTGCATCCCAAGGGTCCAAAGAAAGACTATAGATATCGGTTGGATGCCCCAGAGCGCGGCTGTCAGGCCGGAATGCGTGTGGTAACCATTGGCGCATTGCTTGGATTGGGCGATTGGCACCGGGATGCTTTCTTCACAGGAATGCATGCGGCTTATCTCATGCATAAATATCCCGAAGTGGATATCTCCGTATCGCCGCCGAGGATGCGGCCTCATGCCGGTGAATATCAGCCTGCGAGCATCGCAGATGACAGAGATCTTGTGCAGTACATGCTTGCTTTGCGACTGTTTTTGCCGCGTCTTGGTATCACCGTTTCCACTCGTGAATCAGCGGAGTTCCGTGAACACATTCTGCCGTTGGGCGTGACCAAAATGTCTGCCGGTGTCACCACTGCTGTGGGCGGTCATACTCAGGAACATGATCAGGTCGGGCAGTTTGAGATTGCTGATACACGGAGCGTGGAAGAAATGTGTGAGATGCTGCGTAGGTGCGGATATCAGCCGATTTATAAAGATTGGGAACCCATCGAGTTGCAGGCAAAGGCAAGCGCATGA
- a CDS encoding thiazole synthase — translation MCEDIFEVGGVKLNSRLFTGTGKYGDDAIVPDVCEASGSQVITVALRRVDLESSTGNVMDFIPKHMQLLPNTSGARTAEEAVRIARLARAMGCGDWIKIEVISDNKYLLPDGYETAKATEILAKEGFVVFPYVNADLYVAQSLVNAGAAAVMPLGAPIGTNRGLKTREMVRILIEEIDLPIIVDAGIGRPSEACEAMEMGADACLVNTAIATASDPRVMAKAFGRAVKAGREAYLSGPGVTKMHADASSPLTGFLGGE, via the coding sequence ATGTGTGAAGATATATTTGAAGTCGGTGGTGTAAAATTGAACAGCAGGCTGTTCACCGGCACCGGTAAATATGGTGACGACGCGATTGTTCCCGATGTTTGTGAAGCTTCAGGCTCGCAGGTTATCACCGTAGCGCTGCGGCGTGTTGACCTTGAATCCAGTACCGGCAATGTCATGGATTTTATTCCAAAGCATATGCAGCTTTTGCCTAACACGTCAGGTGCTCGTACTGCAGAAGAGGCTGTACGCATTGCTCGACTGGCACGAGCTATGGGCTGTGGAGACTGGATTAAGATTGAGGTCATTTCTGACAATAAATATCTGTTGCCCGACGGGTATGAAACAGCCAAAGCTACTGAGATTCTGGCCAAGGAAGGCTTTGTTGTCTTTCCTTATGTCAACGCGGATTTGTATGTGGCCCAAAGTTTGGTCAACGCCGGCGCTGCCGCTGTCATGCCTTTGGGTGCGCCTATTGGCACGAATCGTGGCCTCAAAACCCGCGAAATGGTTCGTATCCTTATTGAAGAAATCGATCTTCCAATTATTGTTGATGCAGGTATTGGTCGTCCTTCCGAGGCGTGTGAAGCCATGGAAATGGGAGCAGATGCCTGTTTGGTGAATACGGCTATTGCCACAGCCTCTGACCCACGCGTGATGGCTAAGGCCTTCGGGCGCGCAGTCAAGGCAGGGCGTGAAGCCTATTTGTCCGGTCCGGGTGTCACCAAAATGCATGCGGACGCATCATCACCCCTGACGGGCTTTTTGGGCGGTGAGTAA
- the thiS gene encoding sulfur carrier protein ThiS, whose product MIVVLNGKEVNVTEGMTILALLESKDVSPQVVVVERNGDIVPGENFDTTSLNDGDHLEVLRFVGGG is encoded by the coding sequence ATGATTGTCGTTCTGAATGGCAAGGAAGTAAATGTGACGGAGGGGATGACGATCCTCGCTCTGCTCGAAAGCAAAGATGTTTCGCCGCAAGTTGTCGTGGTAGAGCGGAATGGTGACATCGTGCCCGGTGAAAACTTCGATACCACTTCGCTCAATGATGGAGACCATTTAGAGGTCCTTCGTTTTGTGGGTGGAGGTTAG
- a CDS encoding SH3 domain-containing protein yields the protein MRKFVILTTTLVCLLVLATAQAFAFGEIRYTDRPLNLRDGRSPKAKWVGNLYAGQKVRIAHFRDGWVAIYEPDATDGSERAAIGFSNAKYLQKKRARYEPKELGELVYTYRALNVRTKPDVSGRKIETLKAGTHVRIDFPDGDWVRVFPPNATIRSNLNGLGYSSAKYFKPATKKSLAKATKASKPQPVQVEEKILVVTEPDEVVSGQGQVSGNVATTPPPAPVAAPKPKVVTATTLINVHADRTTGSSLNRTLKPGDTVQVGLLQHGWYAVFNRNELVLIEGRAIGYSLQSIMDKGTRAATDQSRELALSTGPAPTVSTKSVSKKTAPVAKKTPIVASTSGSSESGQKTITIDRKSFAKTKKPDPTPNKTAHGYKYRVMEKSETRQLGETWITLKVFLSTTKKPTRDSLKDFSTTLWKENRRVTKNVAVLIYLPGMDVEDLAYGVIKFDDKQLLELWVREATLFGTQFL from the coding sequence ATGCGTAAATTTGTGATATTAACGACAACCCTAGTCTGTCTTCTTGTGTTGGCAACAGCACAAGCCTTTGCGTTTGGTGAAATTCGATATACGGATAGGCCTTTGAATTTACGAGATGGTCGATCTCCAAAGGCAAAATGGGTCGGTAATCTCTATGCTGGTCAAAAAGTCAGAATTGCTCATTTTCGTGATGGTTGGGTGGCCATATACGAGCCGGATGCAACCGATGGAAGTGAACGCGCGGCCATAGGGTTTTCCAACGCGAAATATCTTCAGAAAAAACGGGCGCGGTACGAACCGAAAGAGTTAGGGGAATTGGTATATACCTATCGCGCCTTGAATGTTCGGACTAAACCAGATGTCAGCGGCAGGAAGATAGAAACATTGAAGGCAGGAACACATGTACGCATCGATTTCCCTGATGGAGATTGGGTTCGTGTGTTTCCACCAAATGCGACCATTCGATCCAATTTGAATGGCCTTGGCTACAGTAGTGCGAAATATTTCAAACCAGCCACCAAAAAATCTTTGGCCAAGGCGACAAAAGCTTCCAAACCACAACCTGTTCAGGTTGAAGAAAAGATTCTTGTGGTGACTGAGCCTGATGAGGTCGTCAGTGGCCAAGGGCAAGTCAGTGGCAACGTGGCAACAACGCCACCACCAGCCCCGGTTGCGGCTCCCAAGCCGAAGGTTGTCACGGCAACGACCTTGATAAATGTGCACGCTGACCGGACGACTGGTTCGTCTTTGAACAGGACGTTGAAACCGGGCGACACCGTTCAGGTCGGATTGTTACAGCATGGTTGGTATGCTGTGTTTAATCGTAATGAATTAGTCCTTATCGAGGGACGGGCCATTGGGTATTCTTTGCAATCTATCATGGATAAAGGAACGCGGGCGGCGACTGATCAGTCTCGTGAACTGGCGTTGTCTACAGGGCCTGCGCCGACAGTTTCTACAAAGTCGGTTTCAAAAAAGACTGCGCCTGTTGCCAAGAAGACACCTATTGTTGCTTCAACTTCAGGCTCTTCGGAGAGTGGTCAAAAGACGATTACCATTGATCGAAAGAGTTTTGCTAAAACGAAAAAACCTGATCCCACACCGAACAAAACCGCTCATGGGTACAAGTATCGTGTTATGGAAAAATCAGAAACAAGGCAGCTTGGCGAGACGTGGATTACTCTCAAGGTTTTTTTGTCTACAACAAAGAAGCCAACGCGTGATTCTCTTAAGGATTTTTCGACTACACTGTGGAAGGAGAATCGCCGGGTCACAAAGAATGTGGCAGTGTTGATTTACTTGCCAGGCATGGATGTGGAAGATTTGGCTTATGGGGTGATAAAGTTTGATGACAAACAACTTCTTGAATTGTGGGTTCGTGAGGCTACATTGTTTGGCACTCAGTTCCTTTAA
- a CDS encoding OmpH family outer membrane protein translates to MKIMKISLAVFSLFLLLGGTALAQTSKVGFVNPQRIINESKIGRIAQDDLARLGREKDRRVREALAVVESLQDSLKAETISVTEQQSKEEEMRLAVRDYERLVKNSNMEIQSEERRLIQFVMRRADSLLRAIAQERGFTMILTDPEIIGFVADSMDITDRVIHELNSMM, encoded by the coding sequence ATGAAGATTATGAAAATATCTCTGGCCGTGTTTAGTCTGTTTCTGCTTTTAGGCGGGACAGCTTTGGCCCAGACGTCCAAGGTGGGATTTGTCAATCCTCAGCGGATCATCAATGAATCCAAAATCGGCAGGATTGCTCAGGATGATTTGGCGCGGCTGGGCAGAGAGAAGGACCGGCGAGTCCGTGAAGCTCTTGCTGTCGTTGAGTCGCTGCAGGATAGCCTGAAGGCGGAGACTATTTCCGTTACAGAGCAGCAGTCCAAGGAAGAAGAGATGCGTTTAGCTGTTCGTGATTATGAACGCTTGGTTAAAAATAGTAATATGGAAATTCAGAGTGAGGAGCGCCGCCTTATTCAATTTGTCATGCGGCGGGCAGACTCGCTGCTCAGGGCCATTGCTCAGGAAAGAGGATTTACCATGATACTGACAGATCCGGAAATTATCGGATTTGTGGCTGATTCCATGGATATTACGGATCGCGTCATTCATGAACTCAATTCGATGATGTAA